In Maridesulfovibrio sp., the following proteins share a genomic window:
- a CDS encoding secondary thiamine-phosphate synthase enzyme YjbQ → MKSYRKELWFDVPGRRDFINITPQVEKCLAESGIKEGLCLVNAMHITASVFINDDESGLHHDYEVWLEKLAPHEPVSQYRHNGYEDNADAHMKRQVMGREVVVAITDSQLDFGTWEQIFYGEFDGGRRKRVLVKIIGE, encoded by the coding sequence ATGAAATCTTACAGAAAGGAATTATGGTTCGATGTTCCGGGAAGAAGGGATTTTATAAATATTACTCCGCAGGTGGAGAAATGCCTTGCTGAGTCGGGAATTAAGGAAGGGCTGTGTCTGGTTAATGCCATGCATATCACGGCCAGTGTGTTCATTAATGATGATGAATCCGGTCTGCATCATGATTATGAGGTCTGGCTGGAAAAGCTTGCCCCCCATGAACCTGTCAGCCAGTACCGCCATAATGGCTATGAAGACAACGCCGATGCCCATATGAAGCGGCAGGTCATGGGCCGCGAAGTTGTGGTCGCCATCACTGACAGCCAACTGGATTTTGGAACATGGGAACAGATTTTTTACGGCGAGTTTGACGGCGGAAGGCGAAAAAGGGTGCTGGTAAAGATAATAGGTGAGTAA